The Aquila chrysaetos chrysaetos chromosome 11, bAquChr1.4, whole genome shotgun sequence sequence GTGTTTCCTTTCCGCGCTCACCTCCCTTTCCCTCGGTGACCCGCGCTTGAACCTGCATCGGGAGGCTGAGACGGACTGCTGCCCGCGGCTCCTTCCTCCGCGGCCGGCAGAAATACAAGCCGGCCCTTTCGAGGTGAACCAGAGGACAGCGGAGGCTCCTCCGCCGATGCGGCGGCACCAGCTGCGGCTCTGTCCGGCGGGCCAGCGGGCTGCCCCAGCACGGGGGAGCGCCCGCCCCGTCCGGCCGCCCCCCAGAACCGGCCCGGCTTCTCCCCAGCTCTGGCCGCTGGCTCGCCGTTCCCTGCCGGCGACGGCAGCGGGCGGGCGGAGGAGCTCGGCAGCTTGCAGAGCGCACCGGCACCGGTACCGGCCGGGGAGCGGCCCCGGGGGTGGGCGCCTCCGGGCAGCCGGGCCCCCGGGTGCTGGAACGGGACGCTTCTCGGCGCAACTTGCTGGCCTCCAACGAGCATCGGCGATAAATCCGAGGAGGCGGCCGGCCCCCGGCTGTCAGCTGTCGGCGGCGTCCCGCGGCCCGCTGGCTGAGCGCGGTGCAGCGGGGAGCGAGCCCGGAGCCGCTGCCGCCGCGCCCGGCAGCACCTTTCCTTCCCCGGCGGCTGTCTGCGGCGGGCAGGATGTGCCGCGCAAAGCAAATAGTTAAAGATTTCGGGGGGAGGAGCCAGGCCGCAATCCGCAATTAAAGATGAACTTTGGGTGAACTAATTTATCGGACCAAGGTAGGGTGGGCAGCAACCTGGGAAGGCTATAAAAGGCGGCCCGCGGCGAGCCCGGCCCGCGCACTCGGAGCTCCCGGGGGGCCGGGCTGGACTCGCTCCCCAGCCATGGGCTTCTCCGCCCTGGTCGCCAGCGCCCTGTGCACCTTCCTGCTGCCCCTGCTGCTCTTTCTGGCCGCTGTCAAGCTCTGGGACCTGTACTGCGTGAGCGGCCGCGACCCCAGCTGCCCGCTCCCGCTGCCCCCGGGCACCATGGGGCTCCCCTTCTTCGGGGAGACGCTGCAGATGGTGCTGCAGGTAAGGCGAGGCGATGCCGCGGGGAGCGGAGAAGCGCCCCGGCTcctcctctggctgcaggggCGGGGGACGAGCGGCAGCTTCGCCGGGCTCCCGTGCCTAGGTGGGAAagagctgctctccctgccccttcctctcctccttttcaaaacttatttcattgtttcctcccctcccctgcccagaGGCGGAAATTCCTGCAAATGAAGCGCAGGAAATACGGCTTCATCTACAAGACTCACCTCTTCGGGCGGCCCACGGTGCGGGTGATGGGCGCCGAGAACGTGCGGCACATCCTGCTGGGCGAGCACCGGCTCGTCTCCGTGCAGTGGCCCGCCTCGGTGCGCACCATCCTGGGCTCGGGCTGCCTCTCCAACCTCCACAACGGGCAGCACAAGCACCGCAAAAAGGTacggccccggcggcgggcggggagcgggtgCGGCCGCCCCGGGCGCGGCGGCTGAGCCCGtgtccccatcctcctcctcctcctcctcctccccctcgtCCCCCCGGGCAGGTGATCATGCGGGCCTTCTCCCGGGACGCCCTGCAGCACTACGTGCCCGTCATCCAGGAGGAGGTGAGCGCCTGCCTGGCCCGGTGGCTGGGGGCCGCCGGGCCCTGCCTGCTGGTGTACCCCGAGGTGAAGCGCCTCATGTTCCGCATCGCCATGAGGATCCTGCTGGGCTTCCAGCCCCGCCAGGCCAGCCCCGACGGCgagcagcagctggtggaggCTTTCGAGGAGATGATCCGCaacctcttctccctccccatcgACGTGCCCTTCAGCGGGCTCTACCGGGTAAGGctcccagcaggcaggcaggagaggggtgCCCCTGCAGCCGGGGCAGCAGGGAACggaggggagagagggcagTACGGCCCAAGTCCCACGTTGCTCTCCCTGCCGCTCGGTCAGGGCTTGCGGGCACGCAACATCATCCACGCCAAGATCGAGGAGAACATCCGTGCCAAGATGGCCCGCAAGGAGCCTGAGGGCGGCTACAAGGATGCGTTGCAGCTGCTGATGGAGCACACACAGGGCAACGGGGAGCAGCTCAACATGCAGGTGAGGTTCCCCAGGGCCAGATCCATCCCTTTCCCCCAGTCCCTCTGTCAGCAGCACACTTATCTTTTGGGGCCAAAAGGAGAGAGCAGGAGgtgctccctctccccctgAAATAAACCAGCTTGTGTAGTGCACTGGGGTGCAGAGGCTGTAACCAGGCCATCGGATGGGGAGCTGCGTCCGCCGGGAGCATAAGCACCACCCCCGTCCTGGCCCCTGGGTGTCTGCCCCAGTCTGGGAGCAATGGTGGTAGAGCGGGCCTGGCAGAGATACTATGTTCAAAACCTGTTTTATCCCTCCTCTGTCCTCTGTGTAAGGAGCTGAAGGAGTCtgccacagagctgctgtttgggGGCCATGAAACCACTGCTAGTGCTGCCACGTCGCTGATCGCCTTCCTAGGGCTCCACCACGACGTCCTGCAGAAAGTGAGGAAAGAGCTGCAGGTGAAGGTGTGTGTCTTCCCCAGAGCCATTCCACAGGAGGGGGCATTGGGAAGGTACCTCCAGGAGAGGTGTCCCAGACAGGGCTCCCCTCGACCCAGGTGGTGCCCTACTTTTAGGGGGTGGCACGAAAACACCGCTCGCTGAGGGGTGGCTGCTTTGCAGTGCCAGGAGCCCTGGCTGCCTGCTCCATGAATGTCATGGCAGCCTCTTCCTTTCTAGGGGTTACTGTGCAGTCCCAACCAAGAGAAGCAGCTGGACATGGAGGTCTTGGAGCAGCTGAAGTACACGGGCTGTGTCATCAAAGAGACCCTCAGGCTGAGCCCGCCTGTTCCTGGAGGATTTCGAATTGCGCTCAAGACCCTTGAGCTAAATGTAAGCGGGGCTTGGCTCAACTCCTCGGAGCAGCTGCAAAGCGCTAACGCGTTCATGTAGCCCGTCTGCCTTAGAGTGACCTGCAGGAAGCCaggaggggaggtggggtgcACCCACGTGTCCTGTGCTGACACTTATTTAAGACAGCAAGGCGCTTCatgtctcctttctcttcttttgatAGGGTTACCAGATCCCTAAAGGCTGGAATGTTATTTACAGTATCTGTGATACCCACGATGTGGCAGATCTCTTCACCAACAAGGATGAATTTAACCCGGATCGCTTCATGTCTCCATCTCCAGAGGATTCCTCTAGGTTCAGTTTCATTCCTTTCGGTGGGGGCTTGAGGAGCTGCGTGGGCAAAGAGTTTGCAAAAGtccttctaaaaatatttacagtggaGTTGGCTCGGAGCTGTGACTGGCAGCTGCTGAATGGACCTCCTACAATGAAAACGGGCCCCATAGTGTACCCTGTGGACAATCTGCCTACCAAATTCATAGGTTTCAGCGGCCAAATCTGAGAGCTCAACGCTTGCCTCCGGCTGGATTTCTATATAGCATCTAATATGTACATAGTAACTTTTTATAGTAACGAAggcctttaaatatttaaacttgtAAATCTACAATAGTTATTTATGTcttctaaatatttcaaaaggctatgatattttttccccaagcactACAATTATGGGTCTCTGATTCATAATTAGATAATGTTATTTCTATAGAAATAAGTTTTCCcctatttaaaaatcttactgAAAACTGGCCAGCTAAGCATTTGAAGACATTTCACAATGGTTTATGTATTAAGAAATATTCTTAAAGGCATCTGAAACAATGGTAACTAGCTACTTGTCCTAATTACCGAAAATGGTTATTGTTAAACAatgttttcagtattatttgTGTCTAGATCTTATGTTGAATGTGTGAATTTTAAGTTTGataataaagtttattttttatgatcCTCTGTATGAAGATCTGCGTGTATGCTAGAGAGCAGCTTAACCAGTGGGTCTAAAGGGTTTGGTTGTAAAGTCAGATCTGCTTTTGTAAATGAGCTATTTGCTATTTCTATGCTCATAACTCCCCTGTCTCCCACACCCAATGTGGTTCTCACTTGTGAATagtaaattgttttaaattttagcCTGAAAGTGGCAATAGCAGTGCAAAAACATGCATGCTCACTGAAAACAGTATGGAGTGGTAGCAACTGCTCCAGCTCTCTCTATCAAGCACATAATCTTGAGCCATATAAATAAGAAAGTAAAGGGAAGCAGAAGAATAATGTGTAACATGAGTCTTTCTCTGTAGCTGGAGAAAATaggttgaggaaaaaaaaaaaaatccataaatgtCCTCTCCTCCCATATTACTGCTGACCTGATTAAACAGACCACTGGATCTTGTTCGGTGTTGAGTCTGCTGGCTAGGAATCTTTACTTATGAAGGTGTCTCTTAGAAAATCTGCTGATTTCTTCTTGAAATGCAACAGCTCTTACTAGGTCAGAGAAAGATCATGCATTTGGTTTACAAACTTCTTTTCTGGAATTCAGCAAAGTGAAAACTAAAAGGCAGGCACTAATGTGAATTGATTAACAGGGAATCAACTGTTGAGATGCAATTCCCTGGGGGTGTGTAAGCAGGGCAGATAAAATGCCCTAGGCATGACCCCTGTTTTGGCTTAACCATAAGGTTTTTTGtgctcccccccctccccgccatTACTACACCTATTAGTCTTCCCTCAAAAGTCAAACAACATAGGCTGGCTCTATAAACATCTATAAAGTAAACCAATGTAATTCAGCATCACGAATACTTATAGCACCATATagactaatttaattttttgtttgcttctggaAAACAGTCACTTTTTCATTATGTTCTCCCAAGGTCAAAATTAAGGATGGAGTTAAGTTGCTCAAAATCACTGCAGGTGTTTAATAGCATCtagggtttggattttttttttttttgaaggagtGTTTCTATAATACCTTTGATGTGTTTCCAGCtagcattttaaatacataagcTTCTAATGTAAGACCTTACATACAACCTACGTATGAGCGTAACTATCAAGACTTTTCCATATTCAATTTTTTGTagtcttaaaatacaaaagatatTCTTTTTAGATTGTGCCTGAGTCTTCTTGgcagtgtttaaaatattaaataatttttactatGCAAACCTCttgtaacattttgtttttcagggatTTGATGAATAATCCCCCTTTAAGACCCCTTTATTACCCATGTAGTAGTGGAAAATTGCAAACCCTGATCCTGATTTGGAGGTGATATGAAGTCTGGAGAACAGCAAGACTCTTGTCTTGGTATTCCTtgttaacattttcttcctcaacaTTACAACATTCTGCAAATCCAAATAGATGCTGatattctttaaatgttttgtttatttttaattgaagtcTTTTATATGTGGGAACTTTTTGCATGGTCTTCATATTATTttagtttatattttgtttttataaagaaTGGGAATCTAAATGCTATATGGAGAATTTGAATACTTTCACAGTGTAAGTCTAAGATCATAGATGCATttctctgtttacttttttatttttgagtcaAGTTTGCAAGGCTTTTatgtttggaggaaaaaaaaaaaacatatacCTAATGTGATTTTGTCTGGACATCTGGGGGCACATCCTCAGCTGTTGTAAATCACGACAACATAACCTGTGTTAGGCACTGCCCCTGTATAATTTATCTCTGTAGTTAAACGGTCTGTCACTGCTGTGTAATTTAGGCATCTTGGAGCTAGCTTTAAACAAGCTGTGCCAAGAAATGGTAGCGGTGTAGCTCCGGTAATATGGAGCTCAGTGTGGGTTAATTGCTAAAATATTTGCCCAACTTCTTGAGCAGGTTTTACAACCCCTGCTAATCTCCTCTATGCAGCTGTATCTTGACAGCTTAGATGCTGGCTGCAGACCAGTTTCAGGTGAGCTCTGGTGTGTATTATGTATTACGCTCAGCAGCGGCCGGTGCGGGCACACGCTGAAACTGTGGCTGCTATTTAAGGGCTGACCAGCTCCTGCACCCGCAGCTTGTACCCCTCTTGGTATGTTGGATCTAGTAAAGGATCTTGCTGAAAAATTGTCTACAGAAAACCTAATTGTTTTTTGGGCAGACCAGGTCCTCGATCCAACTCCCTGCGTGAACATTGTTTGTGCTGGGGTGCTGCGGCAGAGATGGAGGGGGCAGGAAAAGGGAGCAGCTGCTTCAGCCTGCTCCTCTGCTAACAGGTAGGTAGTTCCTAGAGCCAGGCTCTAGCTTTCCTTTTGCAAGTGTTGCCACGTGTTGCTGTAAGTGATTGGTCCTCCAAGGCTCACAAGCTGAAACACATTAAAGGGCCAGATTTGGTGAGGAGTGCTCACCCCCTTCTTGTAACTGGTCCTTTTTGGGGTATTTCATATTCTTCCTCTTAGTTAACctgtcatttaaaagaaaaatctttgacttggTCtctctaccaaaaaaaaaccaaacaaaaacacccacACAGTTAGGTTGGTGCTATGCTTTGGTCCTGGAGTAAAAAGCCATGATTTATATGTAGCATGCTGGTTCTTCTCTGAGGGTAAGGTGAGTTACTGGAACCCACGCTTCTCTTAAACCCACCTGAATAATAGctcctgccagccagcagcatcTTTGGTGCTTAGAATTTCTGAAGTATCTCTGTGATGCTAAATGTGTGGTTATTAACAACACACAGTTATATCCATTCTTGactaaaaattacattaaagaaTGGCATTGGTGTAAATTGACATTGAGGAATGCTACTTGATAAATCAATTCCTGATTGAAAGGCATTAGTATTTCCAAATGAGGTCAGAACAGGTAATAGTGAATTTTGGTAATGGTTATatgagtgagaaaaaaatgtgcaaatgaaTGCTGAAGActtattggggaaaaaaatattgattgattaaaaataatttggtcagatttatttattttgtcctAGTGAAACCTAGTTACTTTCATGTTGTTTCCAGCAGTTGAGCTGGGAaaggatttcttccttttggttCATAAAAGCACATATTGAAGGGACAGTATAATTTGAAGCCTTGTATGCTTAAGATTTTGCGATTACTTTTCTGacatcttattttattttttacctttacTACAGGAGTCTTTTCTCGGACCTTGCAAGATGAGAGGCTGACAAAAAGGttgtcctcctttctaccccaTTTCAATCTATCgtatgttttcttattttgttccAGTCAGTGATTTAGAATAACCTTTGGAAAGGTaccaagaaaaatacttaataatATGTAAAATACTCCATCTCTGACTTTCAAGTGGTAGTCCTAAGTGCTACaggaagtttttaaaactttttttacaaATCTGGGTCTAGTCACATTTGAGAACAGaacactgctgtgttttgttaaTTCTACACATCGGCAGAGGTGTTCAGGGTGGATGCTGATAAAAGAATATGCTCCAGTCATTTAAAACTAATGTGCATAAAATTAGACCCTGGATCcgtctgtcttttttttttaagcattagaATTTGGTTTTATGAGCTATAAATTCTCAAAATTTGCTATCTGTCTCAAAGGGACCTGCACTGCTCAGGCTCCCTGAAAATCTAACTACTTTTGATTTAGTCCCAAATACAGATTAAGTAGCCCAAGTGCAAGCAACCCATTGCAGAATTTCTTTACCTTAAAATTATTGCATACCATCTTTCCTAGAACAGCCTACAAGGCTGTGACTCTGCTGAACATTGACGTAAACCAAACTTCAATCTACTGACTTTTGGcaatgtttttgaaattataaaAGCCAGTCACACATCTTGTGTTTGGGACACACTGCTCAGCAGCGTATGTTCCAGCCCCAAATTAGTTACTTTATTTATGGCTTAAAGGTACTACGTTACGTGTAGTTGTCTTCTCTATCACAACAAAAAAGAGTGGGTAGGTTTGGGTAGCATTTGTTAATCTAGACAGTTTTGTTTGCCAGGTGGTTTGTATTGTAAATTCTCTGTCAAGTTATACTATCCAGCATGCAATGCAAAACATATACAGATTAGCAGCAAAGATTTGAAAAGTTTATTAGTTGCAACCATTAGAGTGATAGATTAGGAGAAAGGAAACATAACTGGCAGCAAGTTTAGAGAAGACTCATTACTAGACTGGCTTGCTTCACTTGTTTAGTAATGTcttatgaaaaatgttatatGAGAAGTTCAATGAATAATGCAGCCTTCATTAAGTTATGTAAATTAATGTAACTTCGTGGGTGGGttagaaataatatatttaacaaATCTGTTTACATCCAAAGAGTAAGAGCAGCGGAGACAGCTTTTAAAGAATCTCAgcttaaaatatgtaaaaggtGACAGACAAGAGAACTTTGGTAGTAGGACATAATAGTGCTGTTTTAATAGGTGTTTACAGCTCACCTTTCAGTTGCAACATAGGCAGGGCAACATATTAAGAATTCTCAGTTAATTAAAGTGTTGTTTGTTCCTTTATCAGCAGTCCCAACAACGCTGTTTTACTTATGTATGCTGTTAGTGGCCCAGAGACACATGCAGAACTTGTGTGATTTGCAAGGCTAGAAGGACGATTCTAGCAAAAGTGACTTATGACGTACTTGTTTGCCAGGTCATGTTGTTCACAAACACACAATCATTCATACACTGGTTGATTTAAatgcattccccccccccccacccccccccagtttatgaCCATTTAGGAAAGCCTAAGCCTCCACGCGTTAAGTTTACACCGCCATACAGGATAACTGCCACAACACAAGAAAATTATAAACCAAGGACTGAAGCAGCTATTGACAACATGCTTTCCTACCACACCCAAAAATGCCAACCTTTCTTACTCCTCTCCCAAAACAAATCCTTGGATTTGGGCCACACAGCTTACTCAGAAGGTCAAAGATATTTGGAGGCTGTTTTTGAGCAAAGGGGGGAATAAATTCCAGAGCTGAGGGCCCCTTACAGGATCTCCTCAGAGATAAAAGTAACCAAAAAGCAGTCCCATTTGCACTCTTTCAGGTGGGAGGCAGGTCAGTAACTTTCTGAGGTGGTTAGAAGCTGAAAAGATCGGTGTCATACAGAGATCTGGGTCCTGAGCAGCCACATAGGTACAGCTGAGACAGTTTAAGGAGGAGATGCGCACAGGCACATATCTGCCAAGATTGTGTTAAGTCATCTTTGTTAATGCTGCTTTAAATGAAATAGCTTCCTCCAGGAATCACTGTTATGAGGGAAGAGCACCAActtagtttgggtttttttcctgctttagaTGTATAGGGTCaacattaatttaatatatCTGTATCTCAGAAatatactgcttttctttgtaaaacatCAGCAGAACAAATATCTTTTGGGGATTAGATCTGAATTTGCAGTGAAATGATAGTAGGTCTCGGTTTTCTTGGCTTGCTGACTTAATTGACTGAAAGAAGCAAGGGGCTGTGGTATGCTTCACCTAATAGCCTTTATTTCATATGTAGGTCCCTCTGAAATAACAACCTAACCACATCCTGGATAGTGCCCTGCTAGCTATAGTAGTGCCAGCCTGCGTGAatagggttgggtttttttcctcttacttaTAAGTCTACATCATACACCTACTCATAAAACACCCTGCTTCTCTCCAAAGCTTCCCTTGGAAGCCTAGGGACCACAGAGTAATGGGAAACTGCTCCCTGACCTGGCAATAGTCTCCTCTCTTGTGAATCGTCCTTAACTTTGAGAAGAATGGAAGGAGATAGGGTGGGAACAAAGGGAAACCACCAGCGAGGCAAACAGCCCCACCGTTCCAGCACGGCACCGCAGCCCTGGC is a genomic window containing:
- the LOC115348542 gene encoding cytochrome P450 26A1 isoform X1, whose translation is MGFSALVASALCTFLLPLLLFLAAVKLWDLYCVSGRDPSCPLPLPPGTMGLPFFGETLQMVLQRRKFLQMKRRKYGFIYKTHLFGRPTVRVMGAENVRHILLGEHRLVSVQWPASVRTILGSGCLSNLHNGQHKHRKKVIMRAFSRDALQHYVPVIQEEVSACLARWLGAAGPCLLVYPEVKRLMFRIAMRILLGFQPRQASPDGEQQLVEAFEEMIRNLFSLPIDVPFSGLYRGLRARNIIHAKIEENIRAKMARKEPEGGYKDALQLLMEHTQGNGEQLNMQELKESATELLFGGHETTASAATSLIAFLGLHHDVLQKVRKELQVKGLLCSPNQEKQLDMEVLEQLKYTGCVIKETLRLSPPVPGGFRIALKTLELNGYQIPKGWNVIYSICDTHDVADLFTNKDEFNPDRFMSPSPEDSSRFSFIPFGGGLRSCVGKEFAKVLLKIFTVELARSCDWQLLNGPPTMKTGPIVYPVDNLPTKFIGFSGQI
- the LOC115348542 gene encoding cytochrome P450 26A1 isoform X2 translates to MGFSALVASALCTFLLPLLLFLAAVKLWDLYCVSGRDPSCPLPLPPGTMGLPFFGETLQMVLQRRKFLQMKRRKYGFIYKTHLFGRPTVRVMGAENVRHILLGEHRLVSVQWPASVRTILGSGCLSNLHNGQHKHRKKHYVPVIQEEVSACLARWLGAAGPCLLVYPEVKRLMFRIAMRILLGFQPRQASPDGEQQLVEAFEEMIRNLFSLPIDVPFSGLYRGLRARNIIHAKIEENIRAKMARKEPEGGYKDALQLLMEHTQGNGEQLNMQELKESATELLFGGHETTASAATSLIAFLGLHHDVLQKVRKELQVKGLLCSPNQEKQLDMEVLEQLKYTGCVIKETLRLSPPVPGGFRIALKTLELNGYQIPKGWNVIYSICDTHDVADLFTNKDEFNPDRFMSPSPEDSSRFSFIPFGGGLRSCVGKEFAKVLLKIFTVELARSCDWQLLNGPPTMKTGPIVYPVDNLPTKFIGFSGQI